The genomic stretch TCCAGGTGTCCTACGCCATCGGCGTAGCCCAACCGACGTCGATCTCCCTGAACACCTTCGGAACCGGCAAGATCAGCGACGACAAGATCATTGAACTGGTGCGCCAGAACTTCGATCTGCGCCCGTATGCGATTACCAACATGCTTGACCTGCTGCATCCGATGTATCGGGCAACAGCCGCCTACGGCCACTTCGGTCGCGACCCCTATGAAATGACGGTTGGCGGCAAAACCTTTACCGCCTTCCCGTGGGAGAAGACCGATCGCGCCGCGGCCCTGAAGGATGCTGCTGGTATCTAAACCGATTTCGGGCGTATGTCATCAGGCATACGCCCAAGCCAAACTGATTGAACTGACAGGAGAACACCATGAGCACTCCCGCAGAAAAGCTGAACAGCTTTGACGACTACAAAGTTCGCGATATTTCCCTGGCCGGCTGGGGCCGCAAGGAAATCAACATCGCTGAAGGCGAAATGCCGGCCCTGATGAAGCTCCGCGAGAAATACAAAGCCGAGCAGCCGCTGAAAGGCGCCAATGTGATGGGCTGTATCCACATGACCATCCAGACCGCCGTGTTGATCGAGACGCTGATTGAACTGGGTGCGAACGTGCGCTGGTCCTCGTGCAACATCTTCTCCACCCAGGACCAGGCCGCGGCCGCCATCGCCGCGCAGGGCATTCCCGTGTTTGCCTGGAAGGGCGAAACCGACGAAGAGTACGACTGGTGCCTGGAGCGTACGGTCGGAGCCGATGTAGACGGCTGGGAACCGAACATGATTCTGGACGACGGCGGCGATCTGACCGCCCTGCTCCATGAGAAGTACCCGGAAATCCTGGCTAACTGCCACGGCGTGACCGAAGAAACCACCACCGGTGTGCATCGTCTGCAGGAAATGCTGCGCGAGGGCACTCTGAAGGTGCCGGCCATCAACGTGAACGACGCGGTCACCAAGGCCAAGAACGACAACAAATACGGTTGTCGCCACAGCCTGAATGACGCCATCAAGCGCGCTACCGACCACCTGATGGCAGGCAAGAAAGCCCTGGTGATTGGCTATGGTGATGTAGGCAAGGGCTCTGCTGCTTCCCTGCGCCAGGAAGGCATGATTGTAAAAGTGACCGAGGCCGACCCCATCTGTGCCATGCAAGCCTGCATGGACGGATTCGAAGTTGTGTCTCCGTACATTGACGGCGTGAACACCGGTACCGAGTCTGCCGTGAACCGCGACCTGCTGCAGAACACCGATCTGCTGGTCACCACCACCGGCAACATGAACGTGTGCGACGCGCACATGCTCAAAGCCCTGAAAAGCGGTGCTGTGGTGTGCAACATCGGTCACTTCGACAACGAGATCGATACCGCCTACATGCGCAAGAACTGGGAATGGGACGAGGTGAAGCCGCAGGTGCACGTGGTGTACCGCGACAAGGCCACCAACGACCACCTGATCCTGCTGTCCGAAGGCCGCCTGGTGAATCTGGGCAACGCCACCGGTCACCCGTCACGGATCATGGATGGCTCCTTTGCCAACCAGGTTCTGGCCCAGATGTACCTGTTCGAGCGCAAGTTCGCCGATCTGCCGGAAGATGCCCGCGAGAAAGGCGTATACGTTCAGGTTCTGCCCAAGCACCTGGATGAGGAAGTGGCTCGGGCCATGGTGGAAGGCTTTGGTGGTGTTATCACCAAGATGACGCCGGAGCAGGCCAAATACATTGGTGTACCGGTCGAAGGCCCGTACAAGCCAGAAAGCTACAAGTACTGATCGGGTAAACAGATGCAATCCCAGAAACAGTTCAAGCGCCGTTTCAGCTTTGAGTTTTTCCCGCCCAAGACCGACCAGGGCAAGGAAAAGCTGCAGAACGTGCGCAACCAGCTGGCCGAGGTGAACCCGGACTTTTTCTCGGTTACCTTCGGCGCCGGTGGTTCCACCCGGGACCGTACCATCGAGACCGTGCTCAACCTGCATAGCCAGGGCATTTCCACGGCACCTCACCTTTCCTGCGTCGGGGGCACCCGCCAGGAAATCGGGGAGCTGCTGGATCTGTACCGGGAGCACGGAATCAACCGGATTGTCGCCCTGCGGGGCGACATGCCCTCGGGTATGGGAGCCGCCGGTGAGCTGCGCTATGCCAACGAGCTGGTGGAGTTTATCCGCGAGCACAGCGGCGATACCTTTAACCTGGAAGTAGCCGCGTACCCTGAGTTTCATCCTCAGGCCCGCAACGCCGAAGAAGATCTGAAGAACTTTGCCCGCAAGGTTCAGGCCGGTGCGAACAGCGCCATCACCCAGTACTTCTTTAATGCAGACAGCTACTTCTACTTCATCGACCGGCTGGAGAAAATGGGCGTTACCATTCCGGTGGTACCGGGCATCATGCCCATCGTCAATTTCTCCAACCTGGTTCGTTTCTCCGACATGTGCGGCGCGGAAATTCCTCGCTGGATTCGCAAACAGCTCGAAGCCTACGGCGACGACAGCGATTCCATCCGCAAGTTCGGTGAGGAAGTGGTTACTGAGATGTGCGAGAAGCTCCTGGCAGCAGGCGCGCCGGGCTTGCATTTCTACACCCTGAATCAGGTAGAGCCCAGCATCAGCATCTGGAAGAATCTGGGCATCAGTGAGCGGGAGAAGATTGCGTTTTAAGGCACCGTGCTATCCGCTCTCCCAACAAAAAAGGGGCAGATGAACACTTTCATCTGCCCCTTTTTTATTCCCCTCTCCGGCGGGACCTACCCGCCAAGCATTTGATTTCCTGTGTACATCTGCGTAATAGTCTAAAGTGTATGTGATGCAGTTCCATCAACGCTCCCCGGAGATCGCCGTCAACAGCAGTGATTGGTCCGGCTTGCCTTACCGGGCAAATGGAGCCTCATAAGAAAGAAAAGGAGAATGTATGAGCACGAAGTGGCTGAAGACCGTAAGCGCCAGCCTGGCACTGACCGTTGCCGCAGGAACCGTGAGCGCAGAAACCCTGCGCGTCGTCACTGACCCGAGTTTCGTTCCGTTTGAAATGATGGACCAGGAAACCGGTGAGATGATCGGTTTCGATATGGAGATCATCCGCGAGGTAGCCGACCGTGCAGGTTTCGAAATTGACCTCAACACCATGGACTTCAACGGCATCATCCCCGCCCTGCAAACCGGCAACGTCGACATTGCCATTGCCGGCATCACGATTACTGAAGAGCGTGAAGAAATCGTCGATTTCTCCGACCCGTACTACGACTCGGGTCTGCGAATCCTCGTTCGCGAGGGTAATGACGACGTTAGCGAATTCGACGACCTCGAAGGCAAGAAAATCGGCACCAAGATTGGTAGCACCAGTTATGACTACCTGGTCAAGAACCTTGACGCCGATGACGGTGTAACCCCCTACCCGGGCAGCTCTGATATGTACATGGCGCTGATGTCCCGTGCCATTGACGCAGTGTTCTACGATGCGCCAAACGTTGGCTACTTTGCCCGCACCAAAGGTGAAGGCAAGGTGACAACCGTCGGCCCGCTG from Marinobacter adhaerens HP15 encodes the following:
- the ahcY gene encoding adenosylhomocysteinase — translated: MSTPAEKLNSFDDYKVRDISLAGWGRKEINIAEGEMPALMKLREKYKAEQPLKGANVMGCIHMTIQTAVLIETLIELGANVRWSSCNIFSTQDQAAAAIAAQGIPVFAWKGETDEEYDWCLERTVGADVDGWEPNMILDDGGDLTALLHEKYPEILANCHGVTEETTTGVHRLQEMLREGTLKVPAINVNDAVTKAKNDNKYGCRHSLNDAIKRATDHLMAGKKALVIGYGDVGKGSAASLRQEGMIVKVTEADPICAMQACMDGFEVVSPYIDGVNTGTESAVNRDLLQNTDLLVTTTGNMNVCDAHMLKALKSGAVVCNIGHFDNEIDTAYMRKNWEWDEVKPQVHVVYRDKATNDHLILLSEGRLVNLGNATGHPSRIMDGSFANQVLAQMYLFERKFADLPEDAREKGVYVQVLPKHLDEEVARAMVEGFGGVITKMTPEQAKYIGVPVEGPYKPESYKY
- the metF gene encoding methylenetetrahydrofolate reductase [NAD(P)H], with the translated sequence MQSQKQFKRRFSFEFFPPKTDQGKEKLQNVRNQLAEVNPDFFSVTFGAGGSTRDRTIETVLNLHSQGISTAPHLSCVGGTRQEIGELLDLYREHGINRIVALRGDMPSGMGAAGELRYANELVEFIREHSGDTFNLEVAAYPEFHPQARNAEEDLKNFARKVQAGANSAITQYFFNADSYFYFIDRLEKMGVTIPVVPGIMPIVNFSNLVRFSDMCGAEIPRWIRKQLEAYGDDSDSIRKFGEEVVTEMCEKLLAAGAPGLHFYTLNQVEPSISIWKNLGISEREKIAF
- a CDS encoding transporter substrate-binding domain-containing protein translates to MSTKWLKTVSASLALTVAAGTVSAETLRVVTDPSFVPFEMMDQETGEMIGFDMEIIREVADRAGFEIDLNTMDFNGIIPALQTGNVDIAIAGITITEEREEIVDFSDPYYDSGLRILVREGNDDVSEFDDLEGKKIGTKIGSTSYDYLVKNLDADDGVTPYPGSSDMYMALMSRAIDAVFYDAPNVGYFARTKGEGKVTTVGPLYEGQQYGIALKSGSEWVDDVNEALAAMKEDGTYKTIYEKWFGPMPEGM